tttcttatattgtatatttttaataactcttataattttctttatattttggcAGCAATATGTGAAATTGAAGAGGCTATGAGGGACGTGCATAAAATGACGGGAAGGGACCTCGAGATAAAATACAGCGAGGCGAGAACGTCGCAACACGCCTCTGTCGCCGCCGGCCCTCCGTCTGAGCAATTGTAACATTTGCGGCAAGGGCGTGCGGCACATGAAGTGCCACCTGCAGAACATGCACGGACTAGAGCCGGGCAGCGACGCGTACCGATCGGCGCTGGGCACGAACGCCGAGCGTCTCCGCGCCCCGTCCGCGGCCCGGCGGCAAGCGAACCGGCGAGGAGAGAGGGCCTGGCCAAGATTCCGCTGTCGGTGCAGGCGTGGATCGGTCACGAATCGCGGGGAGGACTGACCGTGGACGAGCGAGGCATGCTGCGCAACATGCGACTGGTGATCGAGATCCTGGCGCGGCATTCGCTGACCGTCATGGACCTGATCGAGCACCGGACGGTTCAAGCGATCTTACGAGCTGTTGTACGCCGCGCTGGAGCGGGACCGGCGCTACAAGCACATGAGCATCAACGTCATCCTGGGACATCTCAAGCGTTTCCTCGAATGGGCGTGTGCCGAGGTCAACCATCCCCTGTGCGAGCTGACCAAGCGCGAACATGCCTTCTATTCCAGATTGTGCCGCAAGAGGGCGACCTGGAGAACATGAATAGAAAGGTGGCCGAGTACTGTGCCCACGATCGGCGAGATGGGACCCCTGATCCGCTGTGCGAAGCATCGGATGTCGTGAACGGCCTGATCGAACGACCGCGAGCGACCCTGCCGAATGCAGTATCGACCTGATCCACGCCGCGCTCGCCTGGCCCCTGATCATCAGGCGGGAGCGAGAACGGGCGTCGTGCGAAACCTGCTCGTCAGCGAAGTGCTGGAGGCGATCGACACGTCCGACGGCGTCATCGTCAAAGTCAAGCAGCACAAGACATCGTCGCTGTACGGTCCCTACCAGATTGGACTAACCGCCACCGAGCACGGCATGCTGGTCAGCTTTATTCGGCACAGGGCATGGAAGTCGGACTACGTTTTCTCGACGAACCGCGGCACGCCCTTTTCCCTGGCCAACATTCAGCGTTTCATGCGGAAATTCTTCGAGCGGTACGACCTGCCCGACTTGCGTTATAGCGAGCGTGAGAAAGTTTCTGACCACGCAGGTTCACAGCGCGCGGCGACGATCGGATTCAGGAGGCGACCGCGTCGCTGCTCAAGCACAGCGTGAAAGACCGCCAAACGCGACTACAAGGCCATGCAGCGCGATCGGCACGCTCTCGACACGGCCAATCACCTGTCGCGAATGTTGCGGGACCAGCTGAAAGAACGGgatgaaaacgacaacaatatcGAGACCGCCGAAGAGGAACctatcaacaatgaaaatatcgTTGATGACGATATCATTATATCTACCGCTACCACTACGGCTGATAGAAATGAAGATATTGCCGACaatttaaaatgttaataatagtgttatACCTGGCACTAGTattatccatgataataataataataataatactagtattatccatgataataataacaataataataataatactatggatGAGGATATtcctataatatataaaaaacgtgATAGTAAATTTAAACCTCAACATCTTCTACTCATTAAAAAGGTATTTCAAGGTAACATCAACAAGAGAAGAGTACCAACTCTAAATATAATAGAACAAAGGAGACAGGAACTAGAGGATATTTACAATCATGATGGTTATAATTCCGAAACATTGACTAAAAAAATTTATGAGTCTATAAGGTCACAAATACGACTACGCCATTGACTAAATCTATAAGGTCACAAATACGACtacattaccaataatattatatatttgtttaaaataaaaaaattgtgttttatactcttgttttttatttactatatacaatatatatatatatatattaacttgatTGACAtacaagttgatgataatgacttttcacgtttatatctttattttatatatatatatattattatttaatatatatataattatattatatattacatatatattattattatatatatacatatatattatcattatagaataaTGGTATAGATGGATTATATtagttcactccctccctccctctctcaatcttttccaactatCTATAATTATACCCAACTGCTCTCCATCTTTAACATTGAATTCATTCGTTATCCAGTCTAACATCTTAGATCTTTGTctacctcttgctctttttcctgccatttcagtttccatgatatttttttctatccctccctctctttccaagtTCATATCCAATAAAATTCCATTGCGTTAACCTGATCTTATCTATTAACCTGGTCTTATCTAGTAgctgtctttttatttccatcgAGTCCAAAATGTCTTCATCCggcatctttgttttatttatcatttttttataaaaccATATTTCTATTGCTTCAAGCCTTTTTTCCATATGTTTAGTTATCGTCCACGACTCGCATCCATACAACAATACTGGCCATATATAATGgttcaataaaaatattttattttccaggtttagattatttgtataaaatatctcTCTCATGTCCATAAATGCTTTTTTGGCTAAATTGATCCTGTATTTGATATCCGTATCTGATCTACCATCCGATGTTATCCAACTGCCTAAATATTTGAAATGATCCACTTGTTTAATTAGTACTCCGTTTACTGTGACACAACATTCCGGTATATGTACTTTCTTGCTAGTCGCCATCACATGGCATTTCTGGTATTTTATCTTTGATCCCACTCGCTCACTTTCCTTCGTTACAATATCCAATATTCTCTGAAGTTTTTTCTTCACTGTCTGCAATCAAAACAATGTTATCTGCATATCTAAAGTTGTTATAGTTCGTCCCCTCTAAATCGACCCCCTCGCATGCCCTTATTTTATCGAGAGCTTCTTCGCTATACATGTTGAATAAATCTGGTGATAACTCacagtctttctttatctctacccaGTCATCCAATTCTCTTTGGAAATTGATGGCAACTTTTTTATCATGGTATAGGCTACTTATTAATTTACGATCTCTTCTATCGATCTCTAGTTTCTCTTGCAATTCTTTCAGTTTATCATACTTTATACAGGTGAACGGCTTCACAtagttcatataacatatatacaagtctttttgtttttcaatggatttttctattaacattctcaaacagaaaattgcatttcttgtttctttttttcaaatctatATCCAAACTGTTCATCTGTGTCCCTTTTTCTAATGATTGTTCTATTCCGAGTAAATATTACTCTTAAAACGATTTTCGTTACATAACTCATTAGAATAATGACTCTGTCAACTTTATCATTTATAGTTTCAGATCTTTTGGGTAGGACCGTGAGGATAGACTCGAGTAGTTCTCAAAAAGGACTTTCGAATCAtatacataattaacaatatcaacaagctCACAATCTTTTAAAGATTGAATTGTTTCAAGAGAAACATAATCATATAGTATTtcattttccatctctatcttttttattgcatGTTTAATCTCTTTACTCGTTATTGGCCCCTCGATCATATATCTCCTCCATGTTGGTCTTTTTATTGTATTCGCTTCTGAATAAAGACTTGTATTATATTCTGTCCACCTTTTTCTTAACTTGGTTTAGCTCTATCAACATTTTGTTGTGATCATCTCTTATCTTCTCACGCTGTTTccagatatttttctcttcttgttctataCATCTTTTGAATCTTATCGTTATATACcaattgaataatatatatatatatatctcagtatttAGGAAATTTTATATCTTTACCTCTTGGTAATTATACAGTTATTCAATAACCGATATATACTGATCGACAGATAATGAAAAAGGTTCACCCCCTCATTGCTATAGAACTTGTCTTTGATTTGcttgtcatataatatatatatatctatatcttatatctattatagttatatggaaatataataatatttatattaatcatacAAATGATTAGTTTCTATATTTACAATATCAGTGAATTCATCCCCAAcctacattacaaatatatttcttaaatctttattatgttcatgtaatttatatttacaagcatatttattaaatctttattatattcatttcatttacattacaaatatatgtttttaaatctttattatattcgtgtcatttatattaaatatatgattttaaatcttttattatattcgtgtcatttatattaaatattatgtttttaaatattttagtgtcatttatattaaatatatgattttaaaatcttttattatattcgtgtcatttatattaaatatatgtttttatatctttattatattcatgtcaattatattaaaaatacgtttctcaaatctttataatatctTTTTACTTTTCATAATATGAACCCTTAGGACCATagagtcatatatattcatatattggatATTCCAGTCATATACTGGATattccattaatattatattatctatttttatttcttattatttttcatctggtATTGGTTATTGTAGAGGTCTGcaatctgaaaaaaaagagaaatattaaaattgaaagaataatatttatggttatattgcaataataatttatatatatatatattatataatatatatatatatatatatataatatatatattatattttggctatgttttcatttttctttacctgtACTGCATTTGTGATTTCTTTAGGATTTTTATCATCACGAATTCTTACAAATCTTGGAAATCTCAAAGAAATGCCCTTTTCTGGATCAACCTAtaagtataaaattaaatatcaccattagaaataatatttgttttttttcttaaaatataacaatatctctattaaataattttaatattcgtTAAAACATACCAGTCCTACTGCAGCTTTGTATATAGGTGAAAGGGAAAGATCTGCACACTTAATCTCCCAAACTTTCACAGGCTTTAAACCAGTGATCAGGACCAGTACCATTTTCATAACTagaatataatgaagaatatattcatatcaattttttaaaagaaatatatacttgtTCAATTCATACCACAGTAaaaattattcattaaaaaaCTATAAATGATACGGTCTATATTAATAACCTAAATACAAACCTATAATTAGTCATTGGTTTTTCTACAATGTATTGTTGGAAAAGGGTTAGAACATTCTTGTAAATTTTGTTCTGTAAAACCCGTACCAATCTGAAATGTAAAATTGATATTTCAAATATGAATTTCATACtcatttgtatattaatattgaggctattaagaaaaaacaacatacctTGCACAAAGACTGGAATTTGTCTTTAGTTTCATCATAGCAAGCTACAAGAAACTTTCCATATTGCCCAGTGCGCTTGCCTTGGCCTAAATAGCCTCAATGACCAACATCAATTGTATCCCCACTGGAATTATTACAGttaatttgtatctatatatatatatatattatattataatatttatatattatatatatatatatacatgattaaatGACAATCGATGTAATATACAGAACTAacagttttatattatatatgaaaaaaaaacatgagacatACTCTATTAAGGTAGTCCTTCTTCAATTTTAACCATTTGTGTGATCGTTTTCCTATATCGTAAATAGCATTCACATCCAGAGATTTGATCATGAGACCCTCACATTTTTCTGAAAattcacatttatattattaGCAATAGTGATTTGATAATATGTTGATTTATAATATCATGTTTTCCCATGCGAATGGAATAAAGTAGATTCACCTTTAAGGGATTCCTCCATAAATTCTTCAATATCTTCTGTATTAGTGGAGTCCATATTCTTTGCAAAGAtaaatctcccttctttctctttaaaattATTTCGTAATAGAGTACGACGTATCTCGAATGACTTCTTGACCAGTGATTCGCCATtcagataaagcaaatcaaagggaaatatacatatgttgtacTTTGAGATCCTTTTCATTAACACcctgataagtaaaaaaaaaaatatttttttttttagattatattcgagtttttatat
This window of the Penaeus chinensis breed Huanghai No. 1 unplaced genomic scaffold, ASM1920278v2 CTG_5029, whole genome shotgun sequence genome carries:
- the LOC125024795 gene encoding DNA ligase 1-like, encoding MDSTNTEDIEEFMEESLKEKCEGLMIKSLDVNAIYDIGKRSHKWLKLKKDYLNRIVMKMVLVLITGLKPVKVWEIKCADLSLSPIYKAAVGLVDPEKGISLRFPRFVRIRDDKNPKEITNAVQVGDEFTDIVNIETNHLSEYNKKTNMEEIYDRGANNE